The Toxorhynchites rutilus septentrionalis strain SRP chromosome 3, ASM2978413v1, whole genome shotgun sequence genome includes a region encoding these proteins:
- the LOC129776888 gene encoding cytochrome c oxidase subunit 7A1, mitochondrial-like, producing MGGHSESKVYISDKLPDSLRKNMQIFQAKNDLPVFLKGGPVDKALYFTTVALCGLGLLGIIRYVYSAGFASKKK from the exons ATGGGAGGACACTCAGAGTCTAAAGTGTACATTTCCGATAAGCTGCCGGATTCGCTGCGCAAGAATATGCAAATTTTCCAG GCTAAAAATGATTTACCCGTGTTCCTGAAGGGAGGTCCAGTGGATAAGGCCCTTTACTTCACCACCGTCGCTCTTTGCGGTCTCGGACTTCTGGGAATCATTCGATATGTATACTCCGCCGGATTCGCCTCCAAGAAGAAGTGA
- the LOC129776887 gene encoding uncharacterized protein LOC129776887 isoform X1 has translation MECDDAAVERQKLVSNDEEDDQATITNLSSSGQAKSIQTPISPVLSNKIFSSGETSRSRNSTSYPASLGKPVQGDAPPSAKLNYVNERRSHDTKTKPKKVQRDLTPTSGGGSSGSSNLPASIRYYRQKASDSSLASSSHSNAATANSSSISLNKSYSFTSRPLKHHSFISEVPDVRHMERALLGLLEDFHSGKLKAFGSGCTMEQMTSIREQQESLAKLHFDLGNESSFGSKGGNEVQSQNNMKQLVAKLEQLSFSIEKLHSSNVEH, from the exons ATGGAATGCGATGATGCTGCGGTGGAGCGACAAAAACTCGTATCGAACGACGAGGAAGACGACCAGGCAACTATCACAAACTTGTCCTCCAGTGGTCAGGCAAAATCCATCCAAACGCCCATTTCACCCGTGCTTAGTAATAAA ATATTCTCAAGTGGGGAGACGAGTCGAAGTCGTAACTCCACCAGTTACCCAGCAAGCCTCGGGAAGCCTGTCCAAGGTGATGCCCCACCCTCTGCAAAGTTGAACTATGTCAACGAACGTAGAAGCCATGACACGAAGACTAAGCCAAAAAAGGTTCAAAGAG ATCTCACTCCAACGAGTGGGGGAGGATCTAGTGGCAGTAGCAATCTTCCAGCCAGCATACGATACTATCGACAGAAAGCTTCCGACTCGTCGCTAGCTAGTAGCAGCCATTCCAATGCAGCCACCGCCAATAGTAGCTCGATTAGTTTGAACAAAAGTTATAGCTTTACCTCACGACCACTAAAGCACCACTCTTTCATATCAGAAGTACCGGATGTGCGGCACATGGAGCGTGCCCTTCTGGGACTGCTGGAAGATTTCCACTCGGGCAAGCTGAAAGCGTTTG GTTCTGGCTGTACGATGGAGCAGATGACGAGTATCCGTGAGCAGCAGGAGAGTCTCGCCAAGTTGCATTTCGACCTGGGAAACGAATCATCCTTTGGCAGCAAAGGTGGTAACgaggtccaatcacagaacaaTATGAAGCAGCTGGTAGCGAAGCTGGAACAGCTATCTTTCTCCATCGAGAAGCTTCATTCGAGCAACGTAGAGCATTGA
- the LOC129776887 gene encoding coiled-coil domain-containing protein 28A isoform X2: MECDDAAVERQKLVSNDEEDDQATITNLSSSGQAKSIQTPISPVLSNKIFSSGETSRSRNSTSYPASLGKPVQGDAPPSAKLNYVNERRSHDTKTKPKKVQREVPDVRHMERALLGLLEDFHSGKLKAFGSGCTMEQMTSIREQQESLAKLHFDLGNESSFGSKGGNEVQSQNNMKQLVAKLEQLSFSIEKLHSSNVEH; this comes from the exons ATGGAATGCGATGATGCTGCGGTGGAGCGACAAAAACTCGTATCGAACGACGAGGAAGACGACCAGGCAACTATCACAAACTTGTCCTCCAGTGGTCAGGCAAAATCCATCCAAACGCCCATTTCACCCGTGCTTAGTAATAAA ATATTCTCAAGTGGGGAGACGAGTCGAAGTCGTAACTCCACCAGTTACCCAGCAAGCCTCGGGAAGCCTGTCCAAGGTGATGCCCCACCCTCTGCAAAGTTGAACTATGTCAACGAACGTAGAAGCCATGACACGAAGACTAAGCCAAAAAAGGTTCAAAGAG AAGTACCGGATGTGCGGCACATGGAGCGTGCCCTTCTGGGACTGCTGGAAGATTTCCACTCGGGCAAGCTGAAAGCGTTTG GTTCTGGCTGTACGATGGAGCAGATGACGAGTATCCGTGAGCAGCAGGAGAGTCTCGCCAAGTTGCATTTCGACCTGGGAAACGAATCATCCTTTGGCAGCAAAGGTGGTAACgaggtccaatcacagaacaaTATGAAGCAGCTGGTAGCGAAGCTGGAACAGCTATCTTTCTCCATCGAGAAGCTTCATTCGAGCAACGTAGAGCATTGA